The following are encoded together in the Platichthys flesus chromosome 9, fPlaFle2.1, whole genome shotgun sequence genome:
- the hapln4 gene encoding hyaluronan and proteoglycan link protein 4: MFSKWSQPLARGKMFFVVFILTFALSMTSLPADIEKGRRKVVHVLEDDTGAVIVQTAPGKVVTHRGGSITLPCRFHHEPENSDPDRIRIKWTKVTDALQFDDVFVALGRQQRVFGVYRGRVFLEQAGPGDASVIIQNVTLEDYGRYECEVTNDMEDDTGFVNLDLEGVVFPYYPREGRYRLNYLQAEDACKQQDAILASHSQLHKAWLEGLDWCNAGWLEDGSVQYPISHPRDQCGRKDTPAGVRNYGYRHKEDERYDAFCFTSKLNGKVYFLKRFKKVNYAAAMKACIRDGSVAAKVGQLYAAWKFQLLDRCEAGWLEDGSIRYPIVNPRSRCGESQPGVRHLGFPDKKFRLYGVYCFLKNKDEKAGGSEMTKNRTDSSNSIPMNVTSVI; this comes from the exons ATG TTCTCAAAGTGGTCTCAGCCTCTGGCCCGTGGGAAAATGTTCTTCGTGGTGTTCATCCTGACCTTTGCCCTCTCAATGACTTCACTACCTGCTGACATAGAGAAGGGGAGGAGAAAAGTGGTGCATGTTCTCG AGGACGACACTGGAGCGGTCATTGTGCAGACAGCTCCGGGTAAAGTGGTGACACATCGCGGTGGCTCCATCACTCTGCCCTGCAGATTCCATCACGAGCCGGAGAACAGCGACCCGGATCGCATCCGGATTAAATGGACCAAAGTGACAGACGCTCTGCAGTTTGATGACGTCTTTGTGGCACTCGGGAG GCAGCAGCGTGTGTTTGGAGTGTACCGAGGGCGTGTCTTTCTGGAGCAGGCGGGACCCGGCGACGCCTCAGTCATCATCCAAAACGTGACCCTGGAGGACTATGGACGTTACGAGTGTGAAGTCACCAATGACATGGAAGATGACACAGGATTTGTCAACCTGGACCTAGAGG GAGTGGTGTTTCCCTACTACCCCCGTGAGGGGCGCTATAGGCTCAACTACCTCCAGGCTGAGGATGCCTGCAAACAGCAAGACGCCATCCTGGCCTCCCACTCTCAACTTCACAAG GCCTGGCTCGAGGGACTGGACTGGTGTAATGCTGGATGGCTGGAGGACGGCTCAGTCCAGTACCCTATCTCTCACCCCAGAGACCAGTGCGGCCGCAAGGACACCCCCGCTGGTGTCCGTAACTATGGCTACAGGCATAAGGAGGATGAGCGCTACGATGCTTTCTGTTTCACTTCCAAGCTGAATG GCAAAGTGTACTTCCTCAAACGCTTTAAGAAGGTGAACTATGCAGCGGCGATGAAGGCTTGCATTCGAGATGGTTCTGTGGCGGCCAAAGTGGGTCAACTGTACGCAGCGTGGAAGTTCCAGCTTCTGGACCGCTGTGAAGCCGGTTGGCTGGAGGATGGCAGCATTCGTTACCCCATAGTCAACCCCCGCTCCCGCTGTGGAGAATCCCAGCCAGGCGTCCGCCACCTGGGCTTCCCTGATAAAAAATTCCGCCTCTACGGGGTCTACTGTTTCCTCAAGAACAAGGACGAAAAAGCAGGAGgttctgaaatgacaaaaaaccgCACAGATAGCAGCAACAGCATCCCCATGAATGTCACGAGCGTGATTTAA